Part of the Coccinella septempunctata chromosome 3, icCocSept1.1, whole genome shotgun sequence genome is shown below.
CCCCTAAATTTTAAGGAACACTTAAGCTCAATTACGTGAATGTTAGTTAGtagtccaacgaaaacttaacacctctaTTTTCCGactttaagcccgtttgcaacagccgagaattctcccgagaatttattcgagaattcatgcgccgtgaattctttaccgttacatacgcactttcggtagaattctctgctcagttgcatacaaaatataatctctgccgttttcttaccaaaatttggtagagaattctcggctgttacaaatgGGCTCCAAAGTGAAAAATCGCTCGTAcctgtcaatttctgattcgagggagAACAACTTTTCCGATTTTTGTCATCCTCGCAACTTCAACTGCCTAAAGGGGATGAGCTCcctttattttgaatagggatgaggggtgttgtgatatctaattttgaagattactaTTTTACCCTAAAATTACGCTTTAATGATAGAAACGCTAAGAAAACAATCGAAAGTTTCAAGGAATATTTatgtaattttatatttttcactgTTGTACAAAAAATAGTGTTTATATCGCGAAATTCTTCAGCAACTCTCGAGATTATCTTTACGTTTCAGTATGTGTGCGAATGTTGTTGGGATTTTCAGTTACAAAGCCAAATTCATCACTGATATCCAGCATTATTCTTGTGGAAATCTTAGAAAAGGGATattatttcatcaatttttctgCTGAAGCTGGTGTTTTTTCTTAGTGAACAATCATTTtaaaatgaatatagaagaataTAGGGAACAAGCAATGAAagaattgaaaacaaatttgtAGGAGCAAGCTGCTCTGTAGCTGTGACTTCGAAACGAGCATATGTGTATGATATGGAGTCCTTCTTGAAATATTTCTCTATTAATTAGCCTCACAACTTGCCGAATGGGTAGTTTTTGCGAGGCTATACATCCACCAGTTCGTCGCAGTGAGTCAAAGAACTAATTTCGTTCGAGAGACTAACACGAGATTCAACAAAAGGCCCTAACCTCAGTGCAATAATATTTTGCTAGTACTCGTAGCCAATAGCGTTTGTTTCTGCttcaaatcaaaaattttttcggtTTTTCTAATGAACTCTGCTTATAAATCATCTTATTAAGCATCACCTATTAAATTGGATACTGTGTATTAACACAGCCATCAAAGAAAATATATTAGTTAGCATTTCAAGATGTCACTAAATTAAACTATTTTCAGGAACAACGAACATATGTGATAACAACTGTGGAACCTAACATATATCTAGTGATTATATTTGAgtcgaaaaaatttgaaaaagaagcGTTTATAGAGAACTTCATATCAGAAATATGTATTAATTTGAGATGTACCAAAGTTTTCACAAATCTCAAGtacaatataaaataatctTTTTGCCATCCGAAATTCCCTTCAATAAAATATGAGAAGTATTGAAACACTttttatttcaatgtaaaataACATTATCAGTCGATTTGGTGAGATGCTCTGTAACAAAATCTTAATATTTACAACgattatattttatatacaatattGAAAAAGTTGAGAGCATGGAAAATATTGTCTAACGATCCCCCTTTCTCAACCAGGGAACGTAATTTTGACCGACTTTTTACAAACTTTTTCCAGATAGcacagatatttgaatgttttgaagtCTTCATATTTCAAAACATACTTGTAAATTCGACCTCATTCATAGGCAAGAACCTATAACGGATCCGGTTTTATTATCTCTGTCATGACCTCCTGAAAAAAACAGTGACAATTAATACTGATTCATAgtataaattttcatcaattaccTCAATTATGATAGGCGATTGCATCTCCAAATTTCCGTAGGTCATTCCGATTGCTCTATGTTGAGCCTGAGCCTCCTCTCGTTGCCTCATTTCCTCCCTTCAAGTAATAAATGGATATATTCAGAACAACATTTTGTTGAATTACGATATTTttaaacagggtgagtctttgacgtaaatatattttaacagtaaattcttgatatccaaaaaagttttttttaccatttttctgatttggccattttaattttttataatgagctatgcaccctgacactgaagtttttccaagcaTTAAATATGCCATTTGAAATGCAGAAATTGATTGGTAAACCTTTACATGGGagacaccagaacgaggtcaaccatgattatgtctacatatctgcgtcgaaatTCTGGTTGACTTTCGGTAAGTTGTTCCTCGGGACAGAAGGTTTCATCATTGCCATCCAAGATCAAGTGATCCCAACAAGGCACTAAATGGAATATATTGCCAAGGATATCTcaatggctgtgcgacacatgagcATATCACAGGGATGccagaagttcgcaggcacggAGTATAAGAATGggcatgatgctgttgccaagatttttaTCAAGAATTGCCTGATACCAAAGAAACTACCAAAGTGTTTGAAGAAACTTCGATGGACGAAactatctatagagtcatgcgaGAACGGTACGCAAGTTCCTGGGAAATGCAGAAGAACATGGAAAAGAACACCGGAGCCATCCACTTTGACGGGAAGTGCGTGGAGATCATTCATtactgtatcccgttaccgagaataaatttacaaaaagactcaaaaaccatcggtgcgatcaaacttataatttcttagggctacttacgactgtgtgccctactgttcccagttatgattggcattaactgattttagggattgatgcagtatatccttaaaccgcttatactggccttctggtttccaggctccctctgtgaattcgccatacatagctattttggggagtcttgagtcttgcatcctcagaatgtggccgctccatctgagtcgttACCTGAGTcacaattgttatacaactcgagcgttgcaagacttctgcatttgaaactttgtggaaccatctgatatgcATTATTTGCCTCAGataacgttgttgcgtttgttcaagttgtttaatgtgtcgcctgtagggagtacagctttcgcttccgtaaagaggcattgggaggaccactgctttctaaacagctgtcttggtcctcagattgaggtcgtgattttgaaacactctgtcctttagcttccagaatgccgaattgataccgTTGTGTTTTTCCGTGTCCAGGTCAGCACTAGTATTAATGAAGGTTCCCAAGTATTAGAACTGcccgacctgttctagagtttcatcctccaggctgatatctgtttgaaggctttctggaggacttaccaggattttggttttgtcaataatGAGCTTAAAGcttaggtgtccaacattatctgtagatcctctgggctgctagcgataagtgcgcagtcgccTGCATATTGAactccgtgataaactttgtacggatttttgctctgaggcgcttcaggttaagcAGGCCTTCATCAAATCTGAAACTtaatccaacacctcttacaagcatactcatgtcagcaattatcgagacagctatggcgaaaatattgaacagtaaaggcgctaacattCAGCCTTGTTTTGTTCCAGAGtttgttaagaaatggtcggttgtagagccattatgctgtattctagcggtgttgttggtatggaggcttttacacactgccaaGAATTTTTCgcgtactccaaggcgtccaataattttccatatcgctctccgattcaccgagtcaaAGGCCTTACttgaatcgatgtaggctgtatagatccttgattgttgttcacgggccttttctttcAGCAGTCCCAgggtaaaaattaggtccaccgtaccacGATTGGGTCGAAAGCCGctctgggattcaggtaatagctattctaagagtggaatcagacgattagccataatcttcgagagaattttaccggccgcACTAAGCAACGATTGCCCCtgtaatagggaatactccttctgacgaaaatgatgtattttttatgaaatatctttgacacgtcacattttgaaataaccatatcAACCGTtccctaaaaaaaattattttaagcacttaaaaatgaaaaataaaaatgggtatttaaagtttaaagcgttttgtgagaattgcacaagctggcaacatcgactgaaatatgccttgataataaaggacaacaaatgcattatcttgatgagatagaaaaagatggctgtctatgaagtctgcgaagaatgaggaaggtcgtaaaattttatgggatttttatggccggttgcagttgaagctcgccaataagtacgcgcctgttgatcaacagctgttattttataaacaagctgatcggacattgttcttttcattgtcttgtatgcgctgttgccaaatcgtaaactccgcacaaagagatttaaattttaaaactcagtatttgaaggatgattttgaatagtttccgcgggaatttgaagaaatcatgaatgaaactcataattattcagtttaaacttgcatatgcagtgataacccaaattgaggagaattccccattgttataatttgacgtatcgcctttgttcttatagaggttgataactaaagcgtctctgaagtcttgtggcacatctccttgttcccagatcttgcggaatagtgctaggagactattgtcaatgtcttcatccagggtTTTGAATATCTCTACTGGAACGTTGTCTAGACTTGGtgacttattatttttcatattttttcatcaagcgatgtcatcggactatacgcggggagccggtctaaaatggataaatcctagtcgttattttgattcaagaccccatctttcgagaatttttgtaTCATCAGTTAGTATAGCTCCATgatcatctcttataggaaagttaggttttctgcttggaccataaacagttctaatagcttcgaaaaaacgcctgtagtcatggttagaTTTTCTCCCATTTGTTCTCATCCTGCATAAAGGGAAGAGTAACAAACAAAGATTTCCTATCAAATATATCGCAGTTGAAATAGAAGAAAACATTCATCTCATTTATAGAACAtatattgttcatttctctagaAACCTAGGGCAGCCAAGATTTTTGACGATGTGTGTATgttcaagtcaaagactcaccccgtaCAATATTGTATTGTTACTTTGTTCATTCTCGAAAAAAAGAACTCTGGTTTGAATTACTGTCAGAAACTAAACAAAAATTAACTCACCTCTTTTTTTTCACTGATCCTGAATGAAATCGACCTCCCTCTCCTCTTATCCTATTCATGGCATGCCTATGTCTGGATTCATGCAGGtatttctacaaaaaatggGAATAAATTTGTGATGACATTGTTCTAAGCATACATTACATACTGGTCTCTCCTTAGGTATTTTACCTTCAGCCTCCAACTTGGCCCTTGCCTGCCTCCTCTTAAGTATCCTTCTGTATTGTTTAGCATTAACATATAATGGCTCCTCTTCTAGAAATTCGTTTCCATTTATGGGTATTCTCTGAAACTGGGTACCACTAGTGCTTGGTAAGACCTGTAAAAAAACCGCAAATCATTTTCTTTCCAAGAAGCATGAATAGTAGGTTCATTTGTGTACATTTCCTTGAAATGAATCACaagtttttcatcattttcgcACTGAAATTACAAATAAATTAGATATTCTATCTCTATAGACAGGGTGATCCATTTTAAAAGATCGATTGAAATAACTACATTAGGAGACCCTGGATCAAAAAATGTTCCAAAAAAAAAGTAGAAGTGTTTTGTCGCTATCTATCAAATGGCATAACTAACTTTGATCATTGCAATCTGTTTTGTTTTCAAGCCTTTCCTGGACTCTTTTTTGGCCGAAATGCATTGAAAATTGTGTCTCCATGAAAGCAAATTAACAGCCCCTGTTCACTATGGCGCCCATCTCAGATTTTATCTtggttttttcatcaatttcaaagaAATCGAACGATGTCCCCAAAACAACTCAACAAATTCAAGTTTTTAGTTAGTTTATTGGGATAAATATTAGTAATTGATACATTTCAGATTTTTTCGATGAACTGAACAATTTTGAAGTTAGTTTTAGGTTCACCCAAGAAAATATAGTATTGTAATATCTTCTGTGTTGTCCTAGGCTGGGGCAGTGAATAATaattttgaacatgaaaatatcatttttctttGCTTCACAAGTTTTATTTACAATATTGACCCatataaaaaattaacaaattcgATAACTGACCTTAAGTTGTACCAAATTTTAGAGATATATGTCAATCATTCAACTTCAAAAAATCACATCTGAAGTTTAGGTCCTAAACTATAAGTCTCTCGAAGTTGAGATATGCACCTATCGATTTTTCATACACTActttattcaaaaattaaacagTGACAAAATCAGAGATGGGCGCTGAAGTAAACTTTTACCCCCCTCCCAAAATGATGGGATCGAACTTATCGGAGGGGAACTTTGTCAGATAGTAGTAGGAAAAGATCTTCCATCGAGTTACCCCCAGTAGTTTTTGGACAAAAAACCTGGGCAGCTAAAGGGTGGATTTCTTATTCGTTTCTTGAAGTCTACATATCTCAAGAAGCACCTAAACTATGAAAATTTTGGAGGAGGATGATAATTTGTCTTATATATCCTGTCAAAATGAtttgatttgaaattaaaaCTATAATCATCCAAATCTCTTGATTTGAAACCCATTTTCGATGGAAACATTTCTAGGAATCGCCTTGGACAACAACAGCCATAGTATAATTCTGTAACTGCTCAACCTAGTGCTTCAATCTTATTTTGCATACCCCTGGGGTATAAAGTCACTGTAATTTTGCAACGCAAATCATACATTATTTAAATGCAATTAGCAAGTTTCAGAATGACAAATCCACGTTTTCActtcaaaaatatctgaaaatcgATAATTAGATTTCCCTTTCATCAATGGAAATGAAAGATCATTCAACTAAATGCATCCCCAACTTTTTTTCTTAACGTTTGATCATCCTATTAATATTATAAATCTTACTTACATCAGTCATATTATTCCTCACCATGACTAAATTCCCATTTGCCATAGCTAATTGATTAGGTGATGTGTTGGTGATTGCAGGTTGTACCACAGTTTGGGTAGTAGGTGACTGTGGTTGTGTTGATACAGAAGCTTGTGGGGCGCCCTGTATTTGAACTAGACTTCCATTTATATTGAgcactaaaaaataaaatttcataatcacaattttataaatttcaacaaaagcatcagagtttcattcaagaactAGAGAACATTCTGAATTTTTGTATATAATTATAGTAATCGAAAATTTTTTAGATTAATTTCTATCATTGATAAGTCAAACCAAATGAACACATACCCTCAAACATAGAAATGAACCAAATAATTCACATTAATACACAACATTTTTAACGTAATTCATTCATGCAACAAAACTTTGAATCTCTCAGATGAATCTCATTGTTTTAATTCCTTTTTATTGAAAGTGAAAATAATATCGTGCATTAATGTAGTCAGTTTTCGATTTATTACTAATTGTTCCTTATTTTTAATTAATGGAATTATTTCTATGATTTCATtattttgtttgaaatatttttgtttatttatagCCTGATCAAGGTGAaaatgaaatctactgaatcttGGCCttagagatagagaaaaatttatTGGCCTTCACTACTAAAATTCATACCCACCATTCACAATATATAGGAACAAAAAGTGAAGAATTATCCTTAAGGTTTATAATTACCTGTAGGTTGAGAGTGCTGAAGAGCTGTATTATCTATAGATATTGGTTGATAAATGAAGGTTTGGCCATCGGGAGTCTGCACAATCTGTGTTTGTTGTGGTTGCTGTAAGAGCACCTGACCCTGTCCAGCTTGCAAACTTGAAACTGGTAAAACTTGAATTTGTTGTAGGCCTTGTGTTCCAGGTGGTATAGTGTGAACCATTATCTGCTGTCCTCCAGCACCTTGAATAACTTGACCAGGCATTTGCATTACTTGAACCTGTTGAGGTGTCACAGCTTGCATCACAACCTGCCCATCTGATGTTGCTAATTGTTCCATATTGGAGAACACAAAACGAATCTGTCAATGATccagaataatctgaaaaaaaagtttctttatttcaaaatttagaAGTTCTGTCatgtaattttttaaatttgcaTATAACAAAATCATATTAACATATGCATTACTTCCTTCCTTAACTTGGTAACGCCTGCATGGGTACGCAGGCATAGTGGTACCTGGTTAAAGGAGGCTCAATGGTAATTTGGTACCATGGTTCTAAATCTCTCTTTATGGGCCCATAGCTTGCTCTCCTAGATTTCCAAAACTTCTGTGTATAGATGAGTCAGAATGTACCGAAAAACAATACCTCGGAATAATTTTATAgctacatatgattgagatctGGTAAACCGATCCTCTACTTGGACTAAGTAAGTAGCAAATTGGAATTGTGATGGGATTTATAATCATTCACTACAATCTAAAGAAGACTCCCCACATTCCAGTATTTCGCACAAATATCCGAATATTTGGCATATAAACAAATATGTGTATGGAGTGATTGAACACAATTGTTCGATTAAAAGGGTTTATACAATATATTATTGAGTAATATCGGCAAGTATCAATGGTATCAAATGGTATAAATGTATTTGCCAAATACTAATGTGTATGTGCTAAATACCAATGTGTGGAGctgataataaatacatattcTGGGTATTTAGTTCTCAAGAATGAACCATTGTGAATGTTGTATGAGGAGGCAACTTCAATTAAATAAATACATCAGTTTGTTCGTGTTGATTTGTTACCATTTGGTCCTTAATTCTGAATAATGCTGCACTAATAGACAATATGCAGATCAAAATGTGTGTCAAAATAAATTTGAACCAGAAGAGAGAAACTTGATGAATATCGTTGAATCCCAATTGTATACCTTGAAAAGTTGTATTCAATAGTTTTATCAATTCACATAGCTGCAGTGAAAtgagatttctttctttgtacTGGAGTATTTGAGACATTATTAgtattttccaaaaataatggactgaaaaaattttgtattcCATCAGTGAACTGTCTTCTAGGTGTGAATCTTCAAACGAATTTATGTACTGGAATTCGGAGAATCGCCATTATTGAAATCCTTAACCCAACAACATACACTTTAGCTGTCCATATTTTTTTCCCCTATCTTCTTGATACCAAACAAACTACCAATAAATTCAGCCGGCTCAACATCCAAATGTTTTATATTATGTGAAGGAGAACTTACATTGGATATTTTAACATGCACTCTACCAACGATTGGTCGACAATTGTTAGACCAATGGCCGCAACGCACTGAATACAAGGCTGTTTGTGTATTGGCCACTGACGTTTTATTTACTACCACTCCCGACCTTCTCTTTTGAATCGATAAATTGTCAGCTTATCGACGAATTGTTTCCTCAACTGCGCGGGAAAACGGCAACCAATTAGGATGATAGAAATTCAGTTtgattcaattttaattttaaggACATTAGAAGATCTGTTCTGTTAATCCTCTGATTAGAAtatcacaataatgttgtgtTGGTACAATTATTCTCGTACATGCAATTGAAATTGAATGTTTTCGGGTATACGGTAGATAATCGTGTCTGTACCTTCTCACTTCAGATAATTTgctaagaaacaaagaaaattgTATTAGATAATGACGAAAATGTCTAGTTTACATTCAGAAATCAGAAACAAAAATATTACGAATCCATTATTTCTATATCTCCTTGATTAGTTTTTACCTATTCATTCAATCTACTCAACATAGATGTCACTGTCGGAAGGCAACTATTGGATAGAACTCTTGAAAATGAACAATTAAAAGGAAGGTTTCTACCCTGAGCCATCTATGATTTCTTGGTAGTGCTGGTAATTACAGATTCCTATTCACATTAAGAAATTGCtaattttttggaaaaactatttgaaaacaaatttttcaaaaaaaaggCTGTAAGGAGAAGTATTTCATATTTCGCTACCGACATTGAAATCACGAAAACATTGGCGTGAAAATACATGGAAAAAGCACGGAGAGGAGTTGACAACTTTGACAGACTGTGAAaacagaaaagaaaatatacatagGGATTCGGCCTATGTTGTTAGTTTAGTTGTTTAATGTTTTGTACATTAACATTGATAGAAATTAAAGTAACGGCAAAATCTCAATAGAACAATTTTAAGCTTTATCTTCTATTTTAGACAGAAGCGTTGTATTCCTcagaaatatttaatttttagtAAAATTGGTGAATTTGTGTTATTGAATTTAAtgtagatataatttttttacgaattcttgaaaaatatagTTATCAGCAATGGCATGGAGATTCAAGGCATCTAAATATAAAAATGCTGCCCCTATTGttccaaaatcagaaaattATGTGAGAGATATATGTGTTGGATCATATCAAACTTATGGAAACAATATTGCAGCTTCAGCGAAATTTATGGCATTCAATTGGGAACATGTAGGATCTAGTCTTGCTGTTCTCCCCTTAAATGATTCAGGTCGTAAAACCAAGTTAATGCCTTTACTGCATGCTCATTTAGATACAGTAACGGACCTTGATTTCTCTCCTTTCCATGATGGATTACTTGTTACGGGATCGCAGGATTGTAGTGTAAAATTTTGGATTATACCAGAAGAAGGGTTGCAAGAATCCTTGAGTACTCCAGAATGCACATTCACTCAAAGTCAAAAACGAATTGAAACAGTAGGGTTCCACCCTACAGCTGAATGTTTGATTCATTGCTCTTTTTCTACGAATATTATATTGTGGGACTTATTGTCTCagaaagaattattttcaaactCAGATGAGCATACTGAAGTAATACAGTCAGTCAGCTGGAAGAAGGATGGTGTGCTACTTTCTACCTCCTGTAAAGACAAAAAAGTCCGTATATTTGATCCAAGAAACAAGGAATGTTGTTTGAAAACAGCTAATAGCCACCAAAGCATAAAGGATTCCAGAATTGTTTGGCTTGGTGACAGCAATAGAGTTTTAACAACTGGGTTTGATGCTCAACGTGTACGTCAAATAATAATTAGAGATGTGCGAAATTTTAATCAGATTGAAAAATCAATCGAATTGGATAGTTCCACCGGTATCTTGATGCCCCTGTATGATGCTGATACAGGCATGCTCTTCTTGGCAGGAAAAGGTGAGACAAGCATAAATTATATTTAGgtaccatttttttattatctGCTAGAGAACGAATTATGTTCAAAGGATTTCTGGATGAGAAAAAACTAAATTCTGTGAGAGTAAAAGATAATTTGGTTTAATCTTATATTCTGCGAGTGAGACCCTCATACTTGGAGATCCAAAGAGAGTTCATAAATTCGTAGTAAAATAATTATGAGAGTGTTTTGAccctttcatttcatttgatttccGAATGACTGGGAACGCAGATTAAACAGACTTTGTTACTCTtgtctatttcattgagttttctTCGGCATTACCATAACATCTTAGAATCTATATGACATGAGAGCTCAGTGCTTTGATCGCAGTCTGACTGTTATAATGTGTTTCAAGTTCACTTCCATCCATCTTGATTGTGAATATACTACTCCACAAAAATTgaggaagttcagaaattttgagactTTCAAGTTTCCATTTATTTTCACCAATTGaattgaaatgagaaaaataaatgtttaCTCAATTATCTAACCCATTCTTTTACACATTTCTTCATAAGTTTCACAGTTTCAGGTGATGATTTATTTTTAGTATTTGTAGTACAAGATCACTTCgctcaaaaacttgaaaaaattaagttcagTAAAGAGTGTGATCTCCTCCTGTTGGAGGAGTCCAGCTGTGATTGATGTTTCAATCACAGCTGGACAGGGCATATGCATACTTTCGATCAGATTATTAAAGTACACTTGATCAATTTCTCAGTGCGGTAAAAGTCGTTCTTGAAGTGTATGTAGAGGTGGTTGATGAGAAAACAAAGCTCTTTGCAGCTGATCCCAAGCGTGTTCAATGAAAATGAGGTCGGGCGACCTATGAATTTCTAGTGCTTCATCGACAATTCTTGCATGATGGGGTGGCGCAATCCAAAATTCTCAGAAACTCAAACGACAAGAACATGAAAAAGTTATCATTCGAGGAGCAAAAACACCATTCAGATATAAGACAGTAAacattttattcttcatttcatttcatattctATATTTGATGGACAAGAATCGGAAAACGGTCACAAAATTTCCTAAACTTTTGTGGACCAGCCTTCGTTGTTTCCTTGTATTGCTCTTACTTGCCTTGGCATGCCCCATTAGTGATTATTAGTCTCAAAATCATGACGTACATccatcgtagtatttttgggtTACATCCCAAAGTTTTACCAGCTAGACTTCTGCATTTCATCAAGGCCTTTATTGCTTAGTTAGCAGCGATTTCAATATTCTTATTCTACAGAATCTTGCTATCTAGGGTTGTTCCCAGATATTTAACTTCAGACTTCCACTTTATCATGACTCGATTAATATTGAAAATTCCAGGAGTCCttgcatgtacagggtgggcaaaattcgttttctactgaggggatctcgagaactatagcagctagaaaaaaacggacgacacattctcgagctcttttttctcgattaatccaaaactgaaaacagatccagcctaacgttcatagattttgagttatgaacgaaaactgagaaattgtcatttttaatgaagctgaaaaactcgcttatttgaactcgtattcgaaatctgttgttacattctacaggcacttttttatgagaaattcgaatgtgatatcaataaattttttgatccagtcattttcgagatacgacagggatttctgatttttcaaatataaactatagttgaaagttctttcatcatgctgcaatttttttgctgatttcaacaatgtatcatatgtcgatattcacatgaatataacgtaaaaaaaaattcaatactttttcctgcttttcgattcactgttgaattttcagaaggcaggcgtaaccatagcgaccgttgaaaatgcatta
Proteins encoded:
- the LOC123308943 gene encoding nuclear transcription factor Y subunit alpha; translation: MEQLATSDGQVVMQAVTPQQVQVMQMPGQVIQGAGGQQIMVHTIPPGTQGLQQIQVLPVSSLQAGQGQVLLQQPQQTQIVQTPDGQTFIYQPISIDNTALQHSQPTVLNINGSLVQIQGAPQASVSTQPQSPTTQTVVQPAITNTSPNQLAMANGNLVMVRNNMTDVLPSTSGTQFQRIPINGNEFLEEEPLYVNAKQYRRILKRRQARAKLEAEGKIPKERPKYLHESRHRHAMNRIRGEGGRFHSGSVKKKREEMRQREEAQAQHRAIGMTYGNLEMQSPIIIEEVMTEIIKPDPL